The nucleotide sequence CAATGCTTCCCACCAGAATGACACTAGAGAATTACTGCTGGCATTCGTGTAAAAGAGAGAATCAGGCAGGGTACAAACTTCCTGTACCTGAAAGGCATTAGAAGTCCCTTTTCAGCTGAGAAAAATCAAGACAGGAGCGGAGGTTTTCCCACAGCGCGACGAGAATCAGTAACATTCCCCGAGTGGCTCATGGTGTGCAGAATCATCGACTGGAAACAATTACCGACAGTTTTACAAAACGGGTCCTTCACACAGTAGCTTGGCTTGTCCAGATCATCTTCAGAAAGCTGATCCAGAAATGCCAGAGTATCCTGGCGGATTTCATCAAAGCGGGGACGTATCTCGTCGTATGCAGGATACTTTGACGGATCAGCAACAGGAGTAGAGCCGTAGCCGAATAGATCTGTATATTCTGGGAAGCGATTCGGTTTTCCCTGAATCCACTCATCCAGTAGTACAGATTCGTTTACAATCAAATGTCCCAGAACCCAGAGGGGGTGATTCCCGCCACGAGGCGTCGGTTCAACAAATGGAGTTTCTCGCATATCGTCGAGAAGTCTGCATGTCCAGTTTTTGCTCTCTTCCAGTCCGACTTTAATGAATTCGATTGTGTTCATGATTTGAATTGTTTTCCTTGGGAAATGACTAGCGTTTTCTGGAAAATCATGACCGTTGATTGAACTTCATAAATATTGAAGCTTATACTTTCTTCTGAATCGGTAAATTCTTGCGACACGCGGAGAGAATCTGTCGCGCCAGGGCAGGGGACTTGACGGCCCGCGCCAGGGACAGGCCCCCAAAACAAAGCGCCAGCGTCGAGAGAATTTCCTGTCGCGAAAATTCGTTCTGTGAGCGGTCTTCGAATTGCGCGACCATCCACTGGATGACTTCTTCGAACTGCGCTTTCGTTTCCTCATCGGCGCGGCCCAGATCGGACAGCAGAGGAGGGATCGAACAGCCCTCCTCCACATGCTCGCAATGTTTGCTCGACAGGTACCGCTGCATGATTTCGATCAGTTGCTCCGGAGTTTCGCTTTCGCTGAGCGCCCCGTCCATGGCTGCCTGGTCTTCAATGAACGACTGCACCAGCGCTGCGCCCAGCACATCGGTTTTCGAATCGAAGTGCCCGTAAAACGCGCCCGAAGTCATCCCCGCTTCTTCCATGATCCCGTCCACGCCACTCCCCACATAACCCTGACGCTTAAACATCCGCAGGGCGGCGTTCAGAATGTTTTTGCGGGAGCGGGTTTTACGGTCCGTGGGGGGCGTCATGATCAGATTCTGCTTTCCAGGCTATCGGGTAATCCTCCAGGCGTTCGCCATCCTGAATGGTGCCGGTCACACAACTGTCGGCGCGGTACTGGATTACCAGATAGTATAACGGCTCTTCCGAATTGTTTCTCCAGACCCGGGGCACTTCCGGCGAAAGTCGGATGAAGAATCCCTCAGAGACGTCGAACACATCTGTGCCCGCCTGGAACTGTCCCTGCCCCTGAATCACGAAATAAATCTCATCGTTCTCCTTGTGCCGATGCACGAAAGGCATCTCACGACCCGCGGGCAACGTATTGATCGACATCTCCAGCCCATCAGAATTCAGATACTTCCGCAGAAAATATTTTCCCCGCGTCGGCAGCGGCGTCTCGGGAGGCGACAGACGAAACCGCATCCAGCTCTCCATGGGCCCCGCTGCAAAACAGTCATATCCCTGGCCGTGTACGACCTCTTCACTCACTTGACTCATCACGTTTCTCCCTGGAAATCAGATTGGAACTGTTAATGTAACGACCGTTATATAACGTTCGTTATATTAAGTCAATCCCGTTTTAGAATCCACACCATCCCTCCAGCCCCTGTAATCGGAAGGGGCGCGGGTGGGATTTCAGTGCATTCTGAATGGCATCTCCATCCAGAATGACATCACCGGTAGAAATCGACGATGATTCGCTATAATAAACGGATCTCACAGACAGGCTCTTGTTTGAGTCAGCGTCAGAAATTGGGTACACTGGTCGCTCTCTCTGTTGTGCATACGTCCGCCTGTCAGGAACCTGCATTAAAACGTCACGTTCGCAGACAGTCCGGCTCCTTATAGAAAGCTGAAGTGATTCAATGATTTGTGTCAGCATCGGTCGAACCCGACACAAAATGGTAATGATGGAACACCGCTCCCTCGCGGAAAAAGGGGCGGAACTGGTAGAACTGCGGCTGGACTGGATCGCCCGGACTCCCGATGTAAACCGTCTGATCAAAGACAGGCCGACGCCGGTGGTCATCACCTGCCGTCGCCCGGAAGACAAGGGCCGCTGGAATAAAACGGAAGAACAGCGGCAGGCGCTGCTGCGAACCGCCATCGTTTCTGAAGTTGAATACGTCGACATTGAAGACGACATCGCCGGGACGATTCCCCGCTACGGCAAAACCAAACGCATTATCAGTCATCACAATTTCGATGAAACACCCGACGACCTCGAAGAGATCCACGCTGCGATGTGTAAAAAGGATCCGGATATTGTCAAGCTGGTCACCATGGCCAATTCGCCCGGCGATTCGGTCCGCATGCTGCAACTGGTCGCCAATGCCAAGGTGCCCACCATCGGGTTCTGCATGGGCGAGTACGGCGTGATCAGTCGCATCCTCTGCGGGAAATATGGTTCCCCCTTCACCTATGCCACCTTCAGCCGCGAGCGGGAACTGGCCCCCGGTCAGCTGGCTTTCTCGGAAATGTCGCGAATTTACCGCTATGATGAAATCGGTCCCGAGACCCCCGTCTATGGCGTTATCGGCGATCCGATCGCGCACAGCTTGAGTCCGCTGATTCATAACCTCGCTTTCAAACATGACAAGCTTGATGCGGTTTACCTGCCGTTCCGGATTCCCAAAGACCGGCTCAAGGAAACACTCAAAGAATTCGAATGGCTCAACGTCCAGGGATACAGCGTGACGATTCCCCACAAAGCCGGCGCCCTGGAACTGGCCGATGAAGCCGATGAAGCTTCGAAAAAAATGGGAGTCGCCAATACACTCTTCAAAGACGATAAAAAGGCCTGGCAGGCCCGCAATACCGACTACGATGCCGCCCTCGACAGCATTCGCCTGGGACTCGATCCCCAGGGCAAAGCCACAGCAGATCCGATTAACGGCAAGCAGGTACTGCTGCTGGGGGCCGGCGGTGTGTCACGGGCCATTGGTGCA is from Gimesia maris and encodes:
- a CDS encoding DinB family protein; this translates as MNTIEFIKVGLEESKNWTCRLLDDMRETPFVEPTPRGGNHPLWVLGHLIVNESVLLDEWIQGKPNRFPEYTDLFGYGSTPVADPSKYPAYDEIRPRFDEIRQDTLAFLDQLSEDDLDKPSYCVKDPFCKTVGNCFQSMILHTMSHSGNVTDSRRAVGKPPLLS
- a CDS encoding TetR/AcrR family transcriptional regulator translates to MTPPTDRKTRSRKNILNAALRMFKRQGYVGSGVDGIMEEAGMTSGAFYGHFDSKTDVLGAALVQSFIEDQAAMDGALSESETPEQLIEIMQRYLSSKHCEHVEEGCSIPPLLSDLGRADEETKAQFEEVIQWMVAQFEDRSQNEFSRQEILSTLALCFGGLSLARAVKSPALARQILSACRKNLPIQKKV
- a CDS encoding cupin domain-containing protein, whose translation is MSQVSEEVVHGQGYDCFAAGPMESWMRFRLSPPETPLPTRGKYFLRKYLNSDGLEMSINTLPAGREMPFVHRHKENDEIYFVIQGQGQFQAGTDVFDVSEGFFIRLSPEVPRVWRNNSEEPLYYLVIQYRADSCVTGTIQDGERLEDYPIAWKAESDHDAPHGP
- the aroE gene encoding shikimate dehydrogenase, which produces MICVSIGRTRHKMVMMEHRSLAEKGAELVELRLDWIARTPDVNRLIKDRPTPVVITCRRPEDKGRWNKTEEQRQALLRTAIVSEVEYVDIEDDIAGTIPRYGKTKRIISHHNFDETPDDLEEIHAAMCKKDPDIVKLVTMANSPGDSVRMLQLVANAKVPTIGFCMGEYGVISRILCGKYGSPFTYATFSRERELAPGQLAFSEMSRIYRYDEIGPETPVYGVIGDPIAHSLSPLIHNLAFKHDKLDAVYLPFRIPKDRLKETLKEFEWLNVQGYSVTIPHKAGALELADEADEASKKMGVANTLFKDDKKAWQARNTDYDAALDSIRLGLDPQGKATADPINGKQVLLLGAGGVSRAIGAGIVAAGGVLTISNRSRTRGEQLAKDLGCNHCTWENRGSGRYDILVNGTAVGMYPNVNDTPFAQNFMQEEMLVFDTVYNPENTLLLKQARERGCKTVSGIEMFVRQAAAQYKLFTGKEAPLEVMRNTLRKGISAVGKL